Proteins encoded within one genomic window of Panacibacter microcysteis:
- a CDS encoding S8 family peptidase — MKRLLFFLLICCTFKGFSQETTDSTDNAIRLSFSGKMASNGKQPEAFKYLLVKIKAGYAGAFKKRYAAVFKRQLSKQWFIIDHQTASLLTRNSPLMVEHVEAANNDWKLSPALLQKKKALQKGSYNFLISASDPGSFESLIAANNSRATIIRTIEKYHLFLVKTSIDFIEQTLLENEYVQSVDMRLNSAKEETVINDYDNSANSTNLLFAAYPGINGTNLTASVKENRFDYSDIDFKNRIKTSGLESATTSSHATTMATLIGGAGNSFFTGRGVTNACTLTSSDFAILLPDGQNYATNNISVQNHSYGVGIENFYAADAAAYDQSMVDNPALLHVFSAGNIGTSKDSLAGSPYENITGFANISGSFKMAKNILTVGSIDSFFTISDLSSKGPAYDGRIKPDLAAYGNDGSSGAAAITSGVVLAVQSAYAQQHQDSLPENALTKAFIINSADDINRRGPDYFSGYGNVNAYRAVEDTRSGKYFTGAVADGQTQTFTITVPANARNLKVTLTWTDPAAQANAFTALVNDLDLQLQSKQNVILPWVLNSAASADSLRKAATKGRDSLNVVEQVTVDNPANGTLTIRVNGYNIPRGPQKFYVVYRWDEQNDFYFISPAANDHFTSGENSIFRWQSSYASSTTGVLDYSTDKGNTWKNIASAVNLSDRYLKWTTPAQFTTAIARMTIGSDQYYSDTFNFSKQLTTDVGFNCADSVLITWNKAPNVNGYKVYLLGDKYLEPFTTTTDTSIVLHATQSPYIAITTLLQDGYEGVRSYAFDYTTQGTGCYINNFLADLTTNNTAQLQLSLGTTYNVSSIAFQQFSTTGWQTIETISPVRVVANTYEANTLHTGTNIFRAVVTLTNGQTITTTEATIYFAGGNNKFVFYPNPVPRNGSFTIVTDNFYTNTLMLFDATGRKVLQQNFNTTRTDIPVSRLARGVYMAIIYTEGVKTYSGKILVN, encoded by the coding sequence ATGAAACGCCTGCTTTTTTTTCTTTTGATCTGCTGCACATTTAAAGGATTTTCACAGGAAACGACAGATTCCACAGATAATGCCATCCGGTTGAGTTTTTCCGGCAAAATGGCTTCAAACGGCAAACAACCGGAAGCATTTAAGTACTTGCTGGTAAAAATAAAAGCCGGCTACGCAGGAGCTTTTAAAAAACGCTATGCCGCTGTTTTTAAAAGACAACTTTCGAAACAATGGTTTATAATTGACCACCAGACGGCTTCCCTGCTTACCCGCAACAGCCCATTGATGGTGGAACATGTAGAAGCAGCAAACAACGACTGGAAACTTTCGCCGGCATTGCTGCAAAAGAAAAAGGCGTTGCAGAAGGGCAGCTACAATTTTCTTATCAGCGCATCTGACCCGGGATCTTTTGAGTCGCTGATAGCAGCAAACAACAGCCGGGCAACCATTATTCGTACCATAGAAAAATACCATCTCTTCCTGGTAAAGACCAGCATTGATTTCATAGAGCAAACCTTGCTTGAAAATGAATATGTGCAATCTGTAGATATGCGGCTGAATAGCGCAAAAGAAGAAACCGTTATCAATGATTACGATAACAGCGCCAATAGCACCAACCTCCTCTTTGCGGCTTACCCGGGTATAAATGGTACAAATCTTACCGCATCGGTAAAAGAGAACCGGTTTGATTACAGCGATATAGACTTTAAAAACCGAATAAAAACAAGTGGGCTGGAAAGTGCAACCACTTCTTCCCACGCAACAACAATGGCAACATTGATCGGCGGCGCCGGTAACTCCTTTTTTACCGGCCGTGGTGTAACCAATGCATGTACACTTACTTCATCTGATTTTGCCATTTTATTGCCAGACGGGCAGAACTACGCCACAAATAATATAAGTGTGCAAAACCACTCTTATGGCGTGGGCATTGAAAACTTTTATGCGGCAGATGCAGCTGCCTATGACCAGAGTATGGTTGATAACCCTGCATTGCTGCACGTGTTTTCTGCGGGTAACATTGGCACCAGTAAAGACAGCCTTGCAGGCAGCCCATATGAAAATATTACAGGGTTTGCCAACATCAGCGGTAGTTTTAAAATGGCCAAAAATATACTTACTGTTGGCTCAATAGACTCATTCTTTACAATATCTGACCTTAGTTCAAAAGGGCCTGCATACGACGGGCGCATAAAGCCGGATCTTGCAGCCTATGGCAATGATGGCAGCTCTGGCGCTGCAGCCATAACATCTGGCGTAGTGCTGGCCGTGCAATCGGCATATGCTCAGCAACACCAGGATTCCCTGCCGGAGAATGCGCTTACAAAAGCTTTCATCATTAACAGTGCGGATGATATTAACAGAAGGGGCCCTGATTATTTTTCCGGCTACGGTAACGTAAATGCTTACCGCGCCGTAGAAGACACCAGGTCTGGCAAGTACTTTACAGGCGCGGTGGCAGATGGGCAAACACAAACTTTTACGATAACAGTGCCCGCCAATGCCCGCAACCTGAAGGTAACACTTACGTGGACAGACCCGGCTGCTCAGGCAAATGCATTTACGGCGCTGGTAAATGACCTCGATCTGCAACTACAGTCCAAACAAAACGTCATTCTTCCGTGGGTGCTGAACAGTGCTGCTTCGGCAGACTCGCTGCGCAAAGCAGCCACAAAAGGACGGGACAGCCTGAATGTAGTAGAACAGGTTACGGTAGATAACCCGGCAAACGGCACTTTGACGATCCGCGTCAATGGCTACAATATACCCCGTGGCCCGCAGAAATTTTATGTTGTTTACCGGTGGGATGAGCAAAACGATTTTTACTTTATCTCTCCGGCTGCCAATGACCATTTTACGAGTGGTGAAAACAGTATTTTCAGGTGGCAAAGCAGTTATGCCAGCAGTACTACCGGCGTGCTTGACTACAGTACCGATAAAGGCAACACCTGGAAAAATATTGCGTCTGCCGTAAACCTCAGCGACCGTTATTTAAAATGGACCACACCTGCGCAGTTTACCACAGCCATTGCACGCATGACGATTGGCAGCGACCAATACTATTCCGATACATTCAATTTTTCGAAGCAGCTTACAACAGATGTAGGCTTTAATTGCGCAGATTCTGTGCTGATAACCTGGAATAAAGCGCCAAACGTAAATGGTTATAAGGTCTACCTGCTCGGTGATAAGTATCTCGAACCATTTACAACTACTACAGACACCAGTATTGTGCTGCATGCTACACAATCACCATATATAGCCATCACAACATTGTTACAGGATGGCTACGAAGGTGTAAGAAGTTACGCTTTTGATTACACCACCCAGGGTACCGGCTGCTACATCAATAACTTCCTGGCAGATCTTACTACCAACAATACCGCGCAGTTGCAGCTTTCGCTGGGCACTACCTATAATGTAAGCAGTATTGCTTTTCAGCAGTTCAGCACTACCGGATGGCAAACCATAGAAACCATTTCACCGGTTCGGGTTGTTGCAAACACTTACGAGGCAAACACGCTCCATACCGGAACAAACATTTTCCGCGCTGTAGTTACGCTTACAAATGGGCAGACGATTACCACTACTGAGGCGACGATCTATTTTGCCGGTGGCAACAACAAATTTGTGTT
- a CDS encoding LEA type 2 family protein, giving the protein MKIFAPILLLLLAFASCKKPQSFEYRDLRNFKIDSLGFQNSSISMDLVYFNPNNFGVDLKHIDCDVYVEHNYLGKYILDTTMHIAKKSEFVVPSKMNVNMKNLFKNTLTSLFTKELLLEVKGTTKVGKGGIYITVPFSYSGRHEFSIF; this is encoded by the coding sequence ATGAAAATTTTTGCCCCCATCCTATTGTTGCTCCTGGCATTTGCCAGTTGTAAAAAGCCACAAAGCTTTGAATACCGCGACCTGCGAAATTTTAAGATTGACAGCCTGGGTTTTCAGAACTCCTCCATTAGTATGGACCTGGTTTACTTCAACCCCAACAACTTTGGCGTTGACCTGAAGCATATAGATTGCGATGTATACGTGGAGCACAATTACCTGGGCAAGTACATTCTCGACACCACCATGCACATTGCCAAAAAGTCAGAGTTTGTGGTGCCTTCTAAAATGAATGTGAACATGAAAAACCTTTTCAAAAACACGCTTACCTCACTTTTTACCAAGGAGTTACTACTGGAAGTAAAAGGCACTACAAAAGTTGGTAAAGGAGGTATTTACATAACAGTACCCTTCTCATATTCAGGCAGGCACGAGTTTAGTATTTTTTAG
- a CDS encoding WbqC family protein, with amino-acid sequence MKKFLIIENQYFPTVNWYKASFSRQYIILSRCERFQKMTFRNRTVICGANGLINLSVPVEQGRDQKLPFGEVRISYRDNWQMNHWRGIVSCYGKSPFFEFYRSDMEKLFSRRYAFLFDMNLEIIGWLNKMLQLPAQIQVEENFVENPDADNMTNNWLPKNFQALGPLVTYTQVFEDRIGFQTNVSIMDLLFNTGPAAGKLLR; translated from the coding sequence TTGAAAAAGTTTTTAATTATTGAAAATCAATATTTTCCAACGGTTAATTGGTATAAAGCTTCGTTTTCCAGGCAATATATAATTCTTTCCAGATGCGAACGCTTTCAAAAAATGACTTTTCGCAACAGAACGGTGATTTGTGGCGCGAATGGATTGATCAACCTCTCTGTGCCTGTAGAGCAAGGACGGGATCAGAAGTTGCCTTTTGGGGAAGTGAGGATCAGTTACCGGGATAACTGGCAAATGAATCATTGGAGGGGAATTGTGTCCTGCTATGGCAAATCCCCGTTTTTCGAATTTTACCGCAGCGACATGGAGAAGCTTTTTTCCAGGCGTTATGCATTTCTTTTTGACATGAACCTCGAGATTATAGGTTGGCTCAATAAAATGCTTCAGTTGCCCGCACAAATTCAGGTGGAGGAAAACTTTGTTGAAAACCCGGATGCTGACAATATGACAAATAATTGGTTGCCTAAAAACTTCCAGGCCCTGGGTCCATTGGTAACATATACCCAGGTTTTTGAAGACCGGATCGGTTTTCAAACAAACGTTAGTATCATGGATTTGCTGTTTAATACCGGTCCGGCAGCAGGAAAATTATTGCGGTAA
- a CDS encoding PorP/SprF family type IX secretion system membrane protein has translation MVRTALTVLLIATCCFAGAQQRPYYTQYVLNNYILNPAVAGIENYWDIKASHRHQWVGINGAPVTTYFTLQGPLSRNSSGRQTATTVRTPGENPRGHVFMEEYQSTDPHHGVGLTVLNDRTGPINRFSLQGTYAYHIPLNDRISLGGGLSLGIQNVTLRTNELDFGEAYTVDPVVAGSAYINNIRPDISLGIMAYSAKWFAGLGVQQVVPSRISFNDGKLTGDSVTLLNNKLVPHLFLQAGYRILLGEDFSLLPSITAKYVNPVPLSFDINIKLQYRDLIWAGVSARPDDGFAGMLGVNLNSSINIGYSYDYTTTLLNTVSKGTHEIVVGFLLGNKYGDWCPRNVW, from the coding sequence ATGGTCCGAACCGCTTTAACTGTATTGCTGATTGCCACGTGTTGTTTTGCCGGTGCGCAGCAGCGCCCGTATTACACCCAATACGTACTTAATAATTATATACTTAACCCCGCCGTTGCAGGTATTGAAAATTACTGGGATATAAAAGCCAGCCACCGTCACCAGTGGGTGGGTATAAACGGCGCACCTGTTACAACATATTTTACCCTGCAGGGGCCGCTTTCGCGCAATAGTTCGGGCCGGCAAACAGCCACAACCGTGCGCACACCCGGGGAAAACCCCCGTGGCCATGTTTTTATGGAAGAGTACCAGTCGACAGACCCGCATCATGGCGTTGGGCTGACCGTGCTTAATGACAGGACCGGGCCCATCAACCGTTTTTCTTTACAAGGCACTTACGCATATCATATACCGTTGAATGATCGTATAAGCCTCGGTGGAGGTTTATCGCTCGGTATACAGAATGTTACGCTAAGAACCAACGAATTGGATTTTGGCGAAGCTTACACGGTAGATCCTGTTGTTGCCGGCAGTGCATATATCAACAACATCAGACCGGATATCAGCCTCGGTATTATGGCCTATAGCGCAAAATGGTTTGCAGGGCTTGGTGTGCAGCAGGTGGTACCATCGAGAATTAGTTTCAATGATGGTAAACTTACTGGTGACAGTGTAACATTGCTGAATAACAAGCTTGTACCGCACCTATTTTTACAGGCAGGCTACCGTATACTGCTGGGCGAAGATTTTAGCTTATTGCCTTCCATAACAGCCAAATATGTAAATCCTGTACCACTAAGTTTTGACATCAATATAAAACTGCAATACCGCGATCTTATCTGGGCTGGCGTTTCAGCAAGGCCGGATGATGGCTTCGCAGGCATGTTGGGTGTAAACTTAAACAGCAGCATTAATATTGGTTATTCTTACGATTATACAACAACGCTGCTTAATACGGTTAGCAAAGGAACACATGAAATTGTAGTAGGCTTCCTGCTGGGCAATAAATATGGTGACTGGTGCCCTAGAAATGTCTGGTAA
- the trmD gene encoding tRNA (guanosine(37)-N1)-methyltransferase TrmD, giving the protein MRIDIITVLPELLESPLDHSIMKRAKEKGLLEVCLHNLRQWAVNAYGQVDDYQYGGGAGMVMMCEPLAKAIEQLKSERSYDEIIYVTPDGTTLNQGIANQLSLKDNLIIICGHYKGIDQRIRDHYVTKELSIGDYVLSGGELAAAVIVDSIGRLLPGVLNDETSALFDSFQDNMLAPPVYTRPEDFRGWKVPPVLLSGNPKLIDDWRYEEAYRLTSTKRPDLLK; this is encoded by the coding sequence ATGAGAATAGATATAATAACTGTATTGCCGGAATTACTGGAAAGCCCGCTAGACCACAGCATCATGAAAAGGGCAAAGGAGAAAGGTTTACTGGAGGTCTGCCTGCATAATTTACGCCAATGGGCTGTCAATGCTTACGGGCAGGTTGACGACTACCAGTATGGTGGCGGCGCCGGTATGGTAATGATGTGTGAGCCACTTGCAAAAGCGATTGAACAACTGAAAAGTGAGCGCTCTTACGATGAGATCATTTATGTAACGCCGGACGGCACTACGCTAAACCAGGGCATCGCCAACCAGCTATCGCTCAAAGACAATCTCATTATTATATGCGGGCATTATAAAGGAATCGACCAGCGTATCAGGGATCATTATGTTACAAAGGAATTGTCCATTGGTGATTACGTGCTCAGTGGCGGAGAACTTGCAGCAGCCGTAATCGTTGACAGCATAGGACGGCTGCTTCCCGGTGTGTTGAATGATGAAACCTCTGCTTTGTTTGATTCTTTCCAGGATAATATGCTTGCGCCGCCCGTTTACACAAGACCGGAAGACTTCCGGGGCTGGAAAGTGCCGCCTGTATTACTTTCGGGTAATCCTAAACTCATCGATGACTGGCGCTACGAAGAGGCATACAGGTTAACCAGCACCAAACGTCCGGATCTGCTTAAATAG
- a CDS encoding RNA-binding S4 domain-containing protein, which translates to MTEQKEKLRIDKYLWSIRLFKTRSQAADACDKGKVKWLGNTAKASKTVNVGEEYEVKTEARKWVIRVTALLHNRVAYTEAIKFYVDITPAEELERLNFQAATFHTGKRLSKIGRPTKKQRRDLGDFLENE; encoded by the coding sequence ATGACAGAACAGAAAGAAAAGCTGCGGATTGATAAATACCTGTGGTCTATACGACTGTTTAAAACACGCAGCCAGGCGGCAGATGCATGCGACAAAGGCAAAGTAAAGTGGCTGGGCAATACTGCGAAAGCTTCCAAAACGGTGAATGTTGGCGAAGAATACGAAGTAAAAACAGAAGCGCGTAAATGGGTTATTCGTGTTACTGCTTTGTTACATAACCGGGTTGCTTATACAGAAGCCATCAAATTTTATGTTGATATTACACCGGCAGAAGAACTGGAACGACTAAACTTCCAGGCTGCAACTTTTCATACAGGTAAGAGGCTTAGTAAAATTGGTCGTCCTACGAAAAAACAGCGCAGGGACCTGGGCGATTTCCTCGAAAACGAATAA